A single genomic interval of Littorina saxatilis isolate snail1 linkage group LG17, US_GU_Lsax_2.0, whole genome shotgun sequence harbors:
- the LOC138953751 gene encoding MAD2L1-binding protein-like, translating to MAGCTKQVDFVFDGGLQSHTRASLINEVIKQLMYQRNQIPLQFDILKQQMTVSEAKHAQNAAARPLNGLNQTHNKTKNVISNLDQLFENILKAFEICPEIQQALIMLGSTPVTPKESYLIRLPHICPEAENVSLKSSKQALFRHLIAEEVLSGNASLGPTNVYLVLSAPHSSALPGFVPKTTFKVPSRGYCLTLNMICSQPSFCAQDLTMDDTEVEISGVEPFERSSFADISLPEVACHIKSPSPDKMARLLSGFDACRYLRVRQASGSDMGEGLKLEGEMEKIQFNTPLTRSTPKVGYTRLVTCDHIWFQCSTVIKGYRF from the exons ATGGCGGGCTGTACGAAACAAGTTGACTTCGTCTTCGACGGAGGACTTCAATCGCATACGCGAGCCTCTTTAATAAATGAGGTGATTAAACAGCTGATGTATCAGAGGAACCAGATACCCCTACAGTTCGACATTTTGAAGCAACAGATGACAGTCAGCGAGGCAAAACATGCACAG AATGCTGCTGCCAGGCCGCTGAATGGACTGaaccaaacacacaacaaaacgaAGAATGTGATCTCCAACCTGGACCAGCTCTTTGAAAACATCCTGAAAGCCTTTGAAATCTGCCCAGAGATCCAACAAGCTCTTATTATGTTAGGCAGCACACCTGTCACACCCAAAGAGTCTTACCTAATCAGACTGCCACATATTTGCCCAGAGgctgaaaatgtctcactcaaGTCATCCAAGCAGGCCCTTTTCCGACATCTTATTGCAGAGGAGGTTTTGTCGGGCAATGCTTCTCTCGGTCCCACCAACGTCTACCTGGTGCTGAGCGCTCCTCATTCTTCCGCGCTACCTGGTTTCGTGCCAAAAACCACCTTCAAGGTACCTTCTAGAGGGTACTGCCTTACCCTCAACATGATCTGCAGCCAGCCCAGTTTCTGTGCACAGGATCTAACCATGGACGACACAGAGGTAGAAATCTCAGGCGTTGAACCCTTTGAGCGATCATCCTTTGCCGACATCAGCCTGCCAGAAGTGGCTTGCCACATTAAGTCTCCATCTCCAGACAAAATGGCCAGACTTTTGAGCGGCTTTGATGCTTGTCGATACTTGCGAGTAAGGCAGGCAAGCGGTTCAGATATGGGGGAGGGACTGAAGCTTGAAGGGGAGATGGAGAAGATTCAGTTCAACACCCCTCTCACGCGCAGCACCCCAAAAGTTGGCTACACCCGCCTTGTCACCTGTGATCACATTTGGTTCCAGTGCTCCACTGTGATAAAGGGATACAGGTTCTGA
- the LOC138953752 gene encoding RNA-binding protein PNO1-like gives MAEATTSSGKRNAENMDTDTGGIDPETKRPCFPPVAAEKLAGKTEFRRIPVQTNRRTPLQQNWEKIFTPVVEQLKLQIRYNLRNRSVELRTSQETKASNAIQKGADFVKAFLLGFDVNDALAIVRLDDLFVESFDVKDVKMLKGDHLGRAIGRLAGKGGKTKFSIENATKTRIVLADSKVHILGSYQSIQIARRAICALIMGSPPAKVYGKLRAIQSSASSRI, from the exons ATGGCAGAAGCAACAACATCATCTGGAAAGAGAAATGCCGAAAACATGGACACAGATACCGGCGGGATTGATCCGGAAACAAAACGGCCATGCTTTCCACCAGTCGCCGCTGAAAAACTT GCAGGAAAGACAGAATTCAGACGGATACCTGTGCAGACAAACAGAAGGACACCCTTGCAACAGAACTGGGAGAAAATCTTCACACCAGTAGTAGAACAGCTTAAACTACAGATCCGATACAACTTACGGAACCGTTCTGTTGAGTTGAGG ACGAGCCAGGAAACCAAGGCCTCCAATGCAATTCAAAAAGGAGCCGATTTCGTTAAGGCGTTCCTCTTGGGATTTGATGTGAAT GACGCTCTTGCCATTGTCCGTCTGGATGATCTCTTCGTTGAATCTTTTGATGTCAAAGATG taaaaATGTTGAAGGGAGACCACTTGGGCAGAGCCATTGGTCGTTTGGCTGGAAAAGgtggaaaaacaaaattcaGTATCGAAAATGCTACCAAAACACGAATCGTTCTTGCTGACAG CAAGGTCCACATTCTTGGTTCCTACCAGAGCATTCAGATTGCAAGACGAGCTATCTGTGCCTTGATTATGG GGAGCCCGCCAGCTAAAGTTTATGGGAAGCTGAGAGCAATTCAGTCTTCAGCATCGTCCAGGATTTGA